In Sporanaerobacter acetigenes DSM 13106, a single window of DNA contains:
- a CDS encoding ABC transporter ATP-binding protein, with protein sequence MNSERILEIKNLKVSFKTYAGIVQAVRGVDFHLDKGETLAIVGESGCGKTVTSKAIMGLLPGSQTIIEKDKSEINFDGKNLLKLSESEMSKVRGRQISMIFQDPMTSLNPTMKIGNQIAESIIIHENVSSSEARIRALKMLELVRIPNAKERLDQYPHEFSGGMRQRVMIAIALACNPKILIADEPTTALDVTIQAQIMDLINDLKKELDTGVILITHDLGVVASVADRIHVMYAGKIVEKGTTDEIFYNPKHPYTFALLKSVPKLHISEREKLYSLAGTPPDLTDPPIGCPFAARCEFGMKVCRTIYPKTANFGDEHESCCWLHNEKADTRGVPELLLQRGELNG encoded by the coding sequence ATGAATAGTGAAAGAATTTTAGAAATTAAAAACTTAAAAGTCTCATTTAAAACTTATGCTGGAATTGTACAAGCAGTCAGGGGAGTTGATTTTCATTTGGATAAAGGTGAAACTCTTGCTATTGTAGGAGAGTCAGGTTGTGGGAAGACTGTTACTTCTAAAGCTATTATGGGATTGTTGCCAGGTTCTCAAACAATAATTGAAAAAGATAAATCTGAAATTAATTTTGATGGCAAAAACCTTCTTAAGCTTAGTGAATCGGAAATGAGTAAAGTTAGAGGAAGACAAATTTCTATGATATTTCAGGATCCTATGACTTCTTTAAATCCAACTATGAAAATTGGAAATCAAATTGCTGAAAGTATAATTATTCATGAAAATGTATCATCAAGTGAAGCTAGAATTCGTGCATTGAAAATGCTTGAACTTGTTAGAATACCAAATGCAAAGGAAAGATTAGATCAATATCCTCACGAATTTTCTGGTGGTATGCGCCAGAGAGTAATGATTGCAATCGCACTTGCTTGTAATCCTAAAATTTTGATTGCTGATGAACCAACAACAGCATTAGATGTAACAATTCAAGCACAAATCATGGATTTGATAAATGATTTAAAGAAAGAGTTGGATACAGGAGTCATTTTAATAACTCACGATTTAGGTGTTGTAGCTAGTGTAGCAGATAGAATACATGTAATGTATGCTGGGAAAATAGTTGAAAAAGGAACTACAGATGAAATATTTTATAATCCAAAACATCCATATACTTTTGCGTTATTGAAATCAGTTCCTAAACTTCATATAAGTGAAAGGGAAAAATTATATTCATTAGCAGGTACTCCTCCAGATTTGACAGACCCTCCAATTGGTTGTCCTTTTGCTGCGAGATGTGAGTTTGGAATGAAAGTTTGCAGGACTATTTATCCTAAAACCGCAAATTTTGGAGATGAACATGAATCTTGCTGCTGGTTACATAATGAAAAGGCTGATACTAGAGGTGTTCCAGAGCTATTGCTACAAAGGGGTGAACTAAATGGATAA
- a CDS encoding ABC transporter permease has translation MDTVNNEVGISADDAVLTDDMFERIGTKGLSSEKIQKPSITYWADVWRRFRENKLAILGLIMLIVVIATLYLGPKISGKDYQYIDASQKNLKPNSEYWFGTDDMGRDLFSRVCVGGRVSILIGLLCTLVMFVIGSLLGIIAGLKGGWVDNLIMRICEFIGNLPYLIIVIILTLVMGRSLFSLIFAMSITSWIGTTRMVRGQVLQIKEQDYVQAAVALGANMNRIIIKHLLPNVLGIIMVDITMSVPGFIFGEAFLSYIGLGVRPPEVSWGALASAGQQSLMFYPHQLFFPCLMIVITTLSFHLIGDGLSDALDPKLRE, from the coding sequence GTGGATACTGTAAACAATGAGGTAGGTATATCTGCAGATGATGCAGTTTTGACGGATGATATGTTTGAAAGAATAGGAACAAAAGGATTATCTTCTGAAAAAATACAGAAGCCTTCAATTACATATTGGGCAGATGTATGGAGAAGATTTAGAGAAAATAAGTTGGCTATATTAGGGTTAATAATGCTAATAGTGGTAATTGCGACTTTATATTTGGGGCCTAAAATTTCTGGGAAGGATTATCAATATATTGATGCTTCTCAAAAAAACCTAAAACCAAATTCTGAATATTGGTTTGGTACTGATGATATGGGCAGAGATTTGTTTTCAAGAGTTTGTGTGGGTGGAAGAGTTTCTATATTAATTGGACTTCTTTGTACTTTAGTTATGTTTGTTATAGGCTCACTTTTAGGCATAATTGCAGGATTGAAAGGTGGATGGGTAGATAATCTCATTATGAGGATATGTGAATTTATTGGAAATCTACCTTATTTAATTATTGTCATAATATTGACTTTGGTAATGGGAAGAAGTTTATTTTCTTTAATATTTGCAATGAGTATTACTTCTTGGATAGGAACAACTCGTATGGTTAGGGGACAAGTATTACAAATAAAAGAACAAGATTATGTTCAAGCAGCTGTTGCACTTGGGGCAAATATGAATAGAATTATTATTAAACATCTTTTGCCAAATGTTTTAGGAATTATAATGGTGGATATTACAATGTCTGTTCCTGGTTTTATTTTTGGAGAGGCATTTCTTAGTTATATAGGTTTAGGAGTAAGACCTCCTGAAGTTAGCTGGGGTGCTTTGGCATCAGCAGGGCAGCAAAGTTTGATGTTTTATCCTCATCAATTGTTTTTTCCATGTTTGATGATTGTTATTACTACACTGTCATTTCATTTGATAGGTGATGGTCTTTCGGATGCATTAGATCCAAAATTGAGGGAGTAG
- a CDS encoding ABC transporter permease — translation MFKFILKRILYGLLTLFLITTATFFLIAGAPGDPIAAKVGQMPEKAQAVIRTKYGLDKPVAVRYGIYMKNLITKGDFGESIVYTGKSVNDIIKTNAPISAKIGIIALALQIVIGVLLGLISALHRGKTPDYIIRVLVVLAICVPSFVFAALLQYFIGFKWKLAPVFGWGEMKHYILPVLAYTIGGVASYTKFMRSSTLSVINEDYILTAKSKGCKKGRVVRKHVMRNSMIPIVTMTGPAIAGIFAGSFVIERIFSIPGLGSYYVKSVTNNDYTMILGFTIFFAALYVLSLIFVDIMYGIVDPRIRITSSED, via the coding sequence ATGTTTAAATTTATTCTTAAGAGAATACTCTATGGTTTGCTTACTTTATTTTTGATTACAACAGCAACCTTTTTTTTAATAGCAGGTGCTCCGGGAGATCCTATTGCAGCAAAAGTTGGTCAGATGCCTGAAAAGGCCCAAGCTGTAATTCGTACAAAATACGGTCTTGATAAGCCTGTTGCTGTGAGATATGGAATATATATGAAAAATCTTATAACAAAGGGTGATTTTGGAGAATCTATAGTTTATACCGGGAAATCTGTAAACGATATCATAAAAACGAATGCACCAATTTCAGCTAAAATAGGGATTATTGCTTTGGCACTTCAGATTGTAATAGGAGTTTTATTGGGATTAATATCAGCACTGCATAGAGGGAAAACACCCGATTACATAATAAGGGTTCTCGTAGTACTGGCTATATGTGTTCCAAGTTTTGTATTTGCTGCACTGCTCCAATATTTCATAGGTTTCAAATGGAAATTAGCTCCTGTATTTGGTTGGGGAGAAATGAAACATTATATTCTGCCAGTGTTGGCATATACCATTGGTGGCGTTGCAAGTTATACAAAGTTTATGAGAAGCAGTACTCTTTCTGTTATAAATGAGGACTATATTCTTACTGCAAAATCAAAGGGCTGTAAAAAGGGAAGAGTTGTTAGAAAACACGTTATGAGAAATTCTATGATTCCTATTGTTACTATGACAGGTCCTGCAATTGCAGGTATATTTGCTGGGTCCTTTGTTATTGAAAGAATATTTTCTATACCAGGTCTTGGGTCTTACTATGTAAAATCTGTAACTAACAATGACTATACCATGATATTAGGATTTACTATATTTTTTGCAGCATTGTATGTATTATCATTAATTTTTGTAGATATCATGTATGGAATTGTTGATCCAAGGATTAGAATTACAAGTTCCGAAGATTAG